In Macaca fascicularis isolate 582-1 chromosome 15, T2T-MFA8v1.1, one genomic interval encodes:
- the LOC102141744 gene encoding interferon alpha-1/13 gives MESGPGALRKWKSVCSLFKSSARSKAFRKPRAQGSESPISASPEASAISTMALPFALLMALVVLSCKSSCSLGCDLPETHSLDNRRTMMLLKQMSRISPSSCLMDRHDFGFPQQEFDGNQFQKAPAISVLHELIQQTFNLFTTKDSSAAWDEDLLDRFCTELYQQLNDLEACVMQQERVGETPLMNADSTLAVKKYFRRITLYLTEKKYSPCAWEVVRAEIMRSFSLSTNLQERLRRKE, from the coding sequence atggaaagtgGCCCAGGAGCATTAAGAAAGTGGAAATCAGTATGTTCCCTATTTAAGTCATCGGCTCGAAGCAAGGCCTTCAGAAAACCTAGAGCCCAAGGTTCAGAGTCACCCATCTCAGCAAGCCCAGAAGCATCTGCAATATCTACGATGGCATTGCCTTTTGCTTTACTGATGGCCCTGGTGGTGCTCAGCTGCAAGTCAAGCTGCTCTCTGGGCTGTGATCTGCCTGAGACCcacagcctggataacagaagGACCATGATGCTCCTGAAACAAATGAGCAGAAtctctccttcctcctgtctGATGGACAGACATGACTTTGGATTTCCCCAGCAGGAGTTTGATGGCAACCAGTTCCAGAAGGCTCCAGCCATCTCTGTCCTCCATGAGCTGATCCAGCAGACCTTCAACCTCTTTACCACAAAAGACTCATCTGCTGCTTGGGATGAGGACCTCCTAGACAGATTCTGCACTGAACTCTACCAGCAGCTGAATGACTTGGAAGCCTGTGTCATGCAGCAGGAGAGGGTGGGAGAAACTCCCCTGATGAATGCGGACTCCACCTTGGCTGTGAAGAAATACTTCCGAAGAATCACTCTCTATCTGACAGAGAAGAAATACAGCccttgtgcctgggaggttgtCAGAGCAGAAATCATGAGATCTTTCTCTTTATCAACAAACTTGCAAGAAAGATTAAGGAGGAAGGAATAA